Genomic DNA from Carnobacterium divergens DSM 20623:
AAATCCCCTCCAAATTTAATTTGTTGCTAATGCCTGTTCTTAAGATAAAACTAGGCTTAAATAAACAAGATATTTAAGCAATAATCGTTTCTATACTTTATTGAAAAAATCTTTCCTTTTTGCTATTGGAAGATAATCGACTAATAATCATTTTTTATGAACTTCCCCTCCTTCCTTTACTTCCTTAGTATATCAAGCTATTGTTGACATCCTGATGTCAACAATATACACTAATTAAAAAATCAGTTAGGAGATGCTTCTTTAGATGAAAGTTGAAAGACTTATTAGTATTATTATGGTTCTCCTCGATAAGGAACGCATTAGTGCACAAACATTAGCGGATAGGTTTGAAGTTTCTCTTCGCACTATTTATCGTGACATAGATGCTATAAACATGGCTGGCATTCCTGTTCGATCGATATCCGGTGTGGGAGGCGGTATTGAGATTATGCCAAATTATAAGATTGATCGAAAAACATTTTCAACTAATGATCTTTCTGCTATTTTAATGGGGCTTTCCAATATTTCTAATATGATGCAAAGTAAGGAACTGTCAAATGCACTTGCAAAAGTAAAAAGTTTTATTCCTGCTAACAGCGCAAAAGATATTGAACTAAAAGCAAACCAAATTTATATAGACTTAAGTCCATGGATGGGTGGAAGAGATGCACAAAATTATTTAGAAATGATCAAAAAAGCTTTACATGAAAAAAATAATCTATCCTTTGACTATGCAGATCGCTATGGAAATAAAACTACTCGTTCAGTGGAGCCTTATCAATTGGTAATGAAAAATAGCCATTGGTATGTGCATGGGTATTGCCTGAAACGAAATGATTTCCGCTTATTTAGATTGTTTCGGATGTCTAATTTACAACTGGAAGATACTTTTTTTACACCACGCGATTTTGAAAAACCTCAGTTAGATTTTACTAATGAGGTGGCAACAATGGTAGAAACTATCCAGATTCGGATTCATCAATCCGTTATGGACAAAGTGCTTGATTTTTGTGCTTATGAACAATTTGCACCAGACGGGGATGAGCATTATATTGTTGATTTTCCTTTCATCGAAAACGACTATTACTACACTATTCTTTTCAGCTTTGGAAATAAATGTGAATGTTTAGAGCCACAACATATTCGCACAGAAATGAAGCGTAGAGTGAATGAATTAGCTACTATGTATGAAAATTAATCGTTCTTAAAATAGAGCTAGCTATAGAATTTATAAAAAAATTTTAATTCTTTTTAAGAAAAATTGGCTAGGCTAAATCCAGTACAATACCGACTTCAGTCCGCCAATTAATTTTTCTATTCGTTCTAACTTTTGGGGTCACTACACTTCTGATTCAATCTCTTTTTTATTGTTTAAGCTTAAGTTTTTTGACCAAGAAATGATGCCAGATAATAGCAACAAACTTATTAAGGTTCCTTCTCTAATTAAAATTGGAAAATGAAATAAAAATGATAGTGTGAGTGAAGTGAGTACAAAAAAAATATCAAGCCCATAACGATACCAAGCAAATGAATGCACAGTTTTAGTAGCCATTAATTCGCAAAATTTTTCGATTGGAAATTTAAGAACACCAATCGCTAATACTTGTCCCGTTCCAAAACCAGCAATAACTGTACCTAGAATAAAGAGACCAACATTTAAGAAGTAAGTATTAAGGGTAAAGCTAGCAAGAATATCATAGAGGAAAAAATTAATGACGATGCCAAAGCAAATAAGTGCGCTAAACATGAGCAGATAGTCTTTTAAAATATTTTTCTTAGAAAGCAGAAGGCACAATAAAAGGAACCCTAAATTGGTCGCGGTTGTAATCGTACCAACTTTAATAGAAAAGACTTCAGCTAATGCGACATTCATGGAGTTGAAGCTGCTTACCCCAATACTGGCTTTAATGGTTAGACTGATACCAAAAGCACTTAAGATATAAAAAGCAAACGTTTTAATGATGTTATTCATGAGAAACACTCCTTTAATCCTTTTGGCTTACCTATTCAGTATAAACGATAAGTATGCTATGATAATAGGAGATATCTCCTATTATTGAGGTGGAAAAATGAAGGAAACTAGTTTACAAGTTTATCCAGGACTAAACACGACTGATTTTGAAAGCTTGCAGCGCTATTTTTCAAATCAGATGCTAGACATGGCTAAAATCAGAGAATATCAAAATAATGAATATATTACGCAAGCAACGAAACCGTTAGACCAGCTTTTCTTTTTACTGCAAGGCAGAGCAAAAATTTATATTACTCACGAAAATGGGAAAAGAAACTTGCTTCAATTTTTAACAATTGGAGATTTTATTGGAGATTTAACAGTAGTTGGAGCAGAGAAGGTACCTAAGGATGTATTAGCGATAGGTAATACAGTTTGTTTGGCTATACCATTGAAGGAAATTCAAAAATCAGAGGGGCTTTTTTTCAAGAAAATAGCCAAATACATCGGAGAAAAACTCCTTATTCGTGTAGAGCATTTTTCTAGAAATCAATCCTATGAATTAAAATATCGGCTGGCAGAAATTATTTTACAAGCTGAAATGAATGGCATTTACCATGAAAAACACGTTGAAATTGCAGAATACCTTGGCGTTAGTTATAGGCACTATACACATGTCTTAAAAAAACTGACGGAAGAAGGTTATTTGATCAAAGAAGACAAGGGCTATCTAATCAATAAGGTACAATTAAAAAAGCTTATAAACGAAATGAATCATTAATGATCACTATTTACTACATTAGAAACATACCGTGACATAATTAACTCTTCTAGTCACGTCTTCGCCATATGTAATCCAAATATAAGGTTGGAGCAGAAGTGACTCCTTCTGAAATAACTTGAAATTCATAAAAAATTGAAGATCAATCTTTGTGAATTTCCTCTTATTTTATCGGAGTCAAATACTTCTGTCCCAACCTCTTTACTGACTTGCAAAGACGATTTAATTTTTTATAACCTCTTAGAAATTAACTTTATAAGTCCCTTCCCTCTTTATTCTTCTTGTGTAAGCTGTCTTTCCGTTCGAAATTCTTCATAAAATACTTTTTTTATTTCAATAAAATAGTTAAAGTCATTCAGCATTTGAAACAACATCGCACGATTTTCAAATTCAGGTCGCGTCGTTGGCAACGGGCTATTTCTAAAATAATCAAATAGCGCTTTGATTTCTTCTAATAACTCGATGACAGGATTGTCTTCATGAAGACTTTCTGCTGTAGCCACAAAAATTTCTGCTAGTTTCTTATTTTGCTCCGTTGGCAACTGACACAAGGTAATGTCTACTTTGATTTGTTTTAAGACATACAATTGCATTTTTCGCATATCGAAATATTTAATGTAGTAATAGGATTGATCAAACAGTCGATTATTAAATTGTTCCATGGCTAATTTTTCTGCTTTTAATACTGTAACATTCAATTCTTGCAAAGAAGCGTCTAATTGATGAGGTTCCGTAACGTGTTTTAAGGCTTTTGAAAAGTCCAAGAGTACCAATTTCATGTCTTTTTCAATCATCAATTGCAATTCTTTTAATTTTTTTTCACTAGAAGGCATGTATAGGTTCAATACAATTGCTGTTCCTACTCCGACAAACATTAATAAAAAACAATTTAAAACCCAGTGAAAAGAAGCACTTTCTTCTATCAAGAGATGTGTAACGAGAACTGAGCTAACGACAATACCGTCTGTTAATTGAAGTTTTGAAGCTATTGGAATAAAAATTAATAAATAAAGGCCAAATGATACTGGATTAAATCCAATTATTAAAAAGAAGAAAATAGCGATGGCAATGGCTAATGCGGTTGATAAGAAGCGTTGTCCTGCTAAAGTAATGGATTTTTTCTTTGTGTTTTGAACACTTAATATCGTTATCACTCCGGCTGAAACGGCATAGTCTAACTTTAAGTAATCTGCAATAAAAATCGCAATAGCAGCTCCTAAGGCTGTTTTAATTGTACGTAATCCAATTTTCATGGCTTCACTCCTGCATTTTTCTTTTATCATACCATGATTTTCATTTATTCTTATAGTCTTTTTTGTGAACTTGCAATTATCTGATTTTACTATATTATTAGTACTATAAAATTTAACGTGTTAAAGGGGATTTCTTATGAAAAATAAAACACTAACGATCTTGATAACAGGCTGCTTACTTGTCATTCTTGGAGCTTGTGGTCATTCTCAGGAACGGGCGGGTACACAAGAAATCGCTCAACAAAACTTAGCTAGTCTAAAAAAAGTTGACACTTCTTTAGAGAAATTTGAGACTTTAGAAGATGAGATGATGGACGCTTTGGCGAAAGACTTGAAAAGCTCACGTTCTGAAAGTTTGATTTCTAAACAAAAAGGCGCAGTTGGGAAAAATTTCAAAGCGCGTCAAAAAGAGCTGACTATCGTTCAAGACGAAATGTTAAACATTCAAAAAACGATTCAAACCTTAGAAGATTATCAACAAAAAAATGCAGTGGATTTGCCTAAAGAGGATGTAACCCAAGCAATTGCTACCTTAACACAATTAAATAAAACCTATGAAGCATTCGCTCATTATGCAACAGAAGCTAAAGAAAGCGAAGAAACTTTTTATAAAAAATACAAAGCTGACTTGAGTCAAGAAGACATTGCTACTTATTTAAGTAAAATCAATTTAGCACATGGCGCTTTATTCCAACAATTAGAAGTTCTTACTGCTGATTTAAGTTCTGGAAATGCGAGTATGAACGCTTTAGATAAGGCTGTTGAGTAATAAATTTATAGGTGAAAGTGTGATGAATTGATGGAACTTGGAAATTTCAGATTAGGGATGAGAACAATTAAAACAGGAATTGCTGTTGCCGTTTGCATCCTATTATTTCATTATAGTGGTCGCGGAACAGCAATGATTGCTTCGCTTTCTGCTGTGTTTGCATTAAGACAAGATATGGAAACAACTGTAAAATTTGGGAAATCGCGGATTTTAGGGAATACACTTGGCGCTTTATTGGCTG
This window encodes:
- a CDS encoding helix-turn-helix transcriptional regulator, yielding MKVERLISIIMVLLDKERISAQTLADRFEVSLRTIYRDIDAINMAGIPVRSISGVGGGIEIMPNYKIDRKTFSTNDLSAILMGLSNISNMMQSKELSNALAKVKSFIPANSAKDIELKANQIYIDLSPWMGGRDAQNYLEMIKKALHEKNNLSFDYADRYGNKTTRSVEPYQLVMKNSHWYVHGYCLKRNDFRLFRLFRMSNLQLEDTFFTPRDFEKPQLDFTNEVATMVETIQIRIHQSVMDKVLDFCAYEQFAPDGDEHYIVDFPFIENDYYYTILFSFGNKCECLEPQHIRTEMKRRVNELATMYEN
- the yeiL gene encoding transcriptional regulator YeiL yields the protein MKETSLQVYPGLNTTDFESLQRYFSNQMLDMAKIREYQNNEYITQATKPLDQLFFLLQGRAKIYITHENGKRNLLQFLTIGDFIGDLTVVGAEKVPKDVLAIGNTVCLAIPLKEIQKSEGLFFKKIAKYIGEKLLIRVEHFSRNQSYELKYRLAEIILQAEMNGIYHEKHVEIAEYLGVSYRHYTHVLKKLTEEGYLIKEDKGYLINKVQLKKLINEMNH
- a CDS encoding membrane protein — protein: MNNIIKTFAFYILSAFGISLTIKASIGVSSFNSMNVALAEVFSIKVGTITTATNLGFLLLCLLLSKKNILKDYLLMFSALICFGIVINFFLYDILASFTLNTYFLNVGLFILGTVIAGFGTGQVLAIGVLKFPIEKFCELMATKTVHSFAWYRYGLDIFFVLTSLTLSFLFHFPILIREGTLISLLLLSGIISWSKNLSLNNKKEIESEV
- a CDS encoding aromatic acid exporter family protein — encoded protein: MKIGLRTIKTALGAAIAIFIADYLKLDYAVSAGVITILSVQNTKKKSITLAGQRFLSTALAIAIAIFFFLIIGFNPVSFGLYLLIFIPIASKLQLTDGIVVSSVLVTHLLIEESASFHWVLNCFLLMFVGVGTAIVLNLYMPSSEKKLKELQLMIEKDMKLVLLDFSKALKHVTEPHQLDASLQELNVTVLKAEKLAMEQFNNRLFDQSYYYIKYFDMRKMQLYVLKQIKVDITLCQLPTEQNKKLAEIFVATAESLHEDNPVIELLEEIKALFDYFRNSPLPTTRPEFENRAMLFQMLNDFNYFIEIKKVFYEEFRTERQLTQEE